Proteins co-encoded in one Medicago truncatula cultivar Jemalong A17 chromosome 8, MtrunA17r5.0-ANR, whole genome shotgun sequence genomic window:
- the LOC11444259 gene encoding ABC transporter B family member 2 → MSKRASRGKKVPLLKLFSFADFYDYVLMAVGSVGACIHGASVPVFFIFFGKIINVVGLAYLFPKEASHQVAKYALDFVYLSIIILFSSWAEVACWMHTGERQVAKMRMAYLRSMLNQDISLFDTEGSTGEVISSITSDIIVVQEALSEKVGNFMHFISRFIAGFIIGFLRVWQISLVTLAIVPLIAIAGGLYAYVTFGLIAKVRKSYLRAGEIAQEVIGNVRTVQAFGGEQRAVISYKVALRNTYKNGRKAGLAKGLGLGSMHCVLFLSWALLVWFTSIIVHKNIANGGKAFATMLNVVISGLSLGQAAPDVSAFIRAKTAAYPIFEMIERDIVSKNSSKNDRKLKKIDGHIQFTNVCFSYPSRPDVVIFNNFCLEIPSGKVVAIVGGSGSGKSTIISLIERFYEPISGQILLDRNDIKELDLKWLRHQIGLVNQEPALFATSIRENILYGKNDATPEELNRALELSDALSFINNLPDGLDTQVGERGIQLSGGQKQRIAISRAIVKNPSILLLDEATSALDAESEKSVQEALDHVMIGRTTVIVAHRLSTIKNADMIAVVEGGSVVETGNHEELISNPNSLYSSLVQGQPSPDPSLGQSSSLKNSAEISHAATIGGSFHSDRSSIGHALADEPRSVVKPRHVSLIRLYSMIGPYWSYGVFGTLAAFTTGALMPLFALGISHALVSYYMDWDSTCHEVKKIAFLFCGAAIVAITAYSIEHLSFGIMGERLTLRVRGIMLSAILKNEIGWFDDTRNTSSMLSSRLETDATLLKTIVVDRSTILLQNVGLVVTALVIAFILNWRITLVVLATYPLIISGHIGEKLFMQGFGGNLSKAYLKANMLAGEAVSNIRTVAAFCAEEKVIDLYADELVEPSKRSFKRGQIAGIFYGISQFFIFSSYGLALWYGSVLLEKELASFKSIMKSFMVLIVTALAMGETLALAPDLLKGNQMVSSIFDMIDRKSGIIHDVGEELMTVEGMIELKRINFIYPSRPNVVIFKDFNLIVPSGKSLALVGHSGSGKSSIISLILRFYDPTSGKVMIDGKDIKKMNLKSLRKQIGLVQQEPALFATSIYKNILYGKEEASESEVIEAAKLADAHNFISALPEGYSTKAGDRGVLLSGGQKQRVAIARAILRNPKILLLDEATSALDVESERVVQQALDKLMQNRTTIIVAHRLSTIRNADQIAVLQDGKIIEQGNHSSLFENTDGAYFKLASLQQETATCT, encoded by the exons TATGCATTGGATTTTGTGTATCTAAGTATAATAATCTTGTTCTCCTCATGGGCAG AGGTGGCTTGTTGGATGCATACTGGAGAACGTCAAGTAGCAAAGATGAGGATGGCATATTTAAGATCAATGTTGAATCAAGATATAAGTCTTTTTGATACTGAGGGGTCCACTGGAGAGGTTATTTCTTCTATTACAAGTGACATCATTGTTGTTCAAGAAGCATTATCTGAGAAG GTTGGGAACTTTATGCACTTTATAAGCCGATTTATAGCGGGCTTTATCATCGGTTTTTTAAGAGTTTGGCAGATCAGTTTAGTGACACTTGCTATTGTTCCTTTGATTGCTATTGCTGGAGGTCTTTATGCATATGTGACTTTTGGACTTATTGCAAAAGTTCGTAAATCGTATCTGCGGGCAGGTGAAATTGCTCAGGAG GTGATAGGAAATGTTCGAACTGTACAAGCATTTGGAGGAGAACAAAGAGCAGTGATATCATACAAAGTGGCTCTAAGGAACACATATAAGAATGGTCGAAAAGCCGGTTTAGCAAAGGGTCTAGGACTAGGCTCTATGCATTGTGTTCTTTTTCTATCATGGGCTCTGCTTGTTTGGTTCACCAGTATTATTGTTCACAAGAACATCGCCAATGGTGGAAAGGCTTTCGCAACCATGCTCAATGTGGTGATTTCTGGCCT GTCACTTGGGCAGGCAGCACCAGACGTTTCGGCCTTTATCAGAGCAAAGACAGCAGCTTATCCCATTTTTGAGATGATAGAAAGAGACATAGTTAGCAAAAATAGCTCAAAAAATGatcgaaaattaaaaaaaatagacggTCACATACAATTTACTAATGTCTGTTTCAGTTACCCATCTCGCCCTGATGTTGttattttcaacaatttctGTCTTGAGATTCCTTCAGGTAAAGTTGTGGCCATTGTTGGAGGGAGTGGTTCAGGAAAAAGCACGATTATATCGTTAATCGAGCGTTTCTATGAACCAATTTCTGGCCAAATTCTGTTAGACAGGAATGATATAAAGGAACTTGATCTGAAATGGCTTAGACATCAAATTGGACTAGTTAATCAAGAGCCTGCACTATTTGCTACAAGCATAAGGGAGAACATATTGTATGGTAAAAATGACGCCACTCCTGAAGAACTAAACCGTGCTTTGGAACTTTCTGATGCTCTTTCTTTCATCAACAATCTTCCTGATGGATTAGATACTCAG GTTGGTGAGAGAGGAATACAATTATCTGGGGGACAAAAGCAGCGAATTGCAATATCTCGTGCTATAGTTAAAAATCCATCAATCCTTTTATTAGATGAAGCAACTAGTGCTTTGGATGCCGAGTCTGAGAAAAGTGTACAAGAAGCTCTTGATCATGTCATGATTGGTAGAACAACTGTGATAGTTGCACACAGACTTTCTACCATTAAGAATGCAGATATGATAGCTGTTGTTGAAGGAGGGAGCGTTGTGGAAACTGGAAATCACGAGGAGCTCATTTCCAATCCAAATAGTTTATATTCATCTCTTGTTCAAGGTCAACCTTCTCCAGATCCTAGCTTGGGACAGTCATCAAG CTTAAAGAACTCAGCAGAAATATCCCATGCAGCAACTATTGGTGGTAGTTTTCATTCAGATAGAAGCTCTATTGGCCATGCACTTGCTGATGAACCAAGAAGTGTTGTAAAGCCAAGGCATGTTTCATTAATAAGATTATATTCAATGATTGGTCCTTATTGGTCTTATGGAGTTTTTGGAACCTTAGCTGCTTTTACTACTGGTGCTCTTATGCCACTTTTTGCTCTTGGAATATCGCATGCTCTTGTATCGTATTATATGGATTGGGATAGCACATGCCATGAAGTGAAAAAAATTGCATTCCTCTTCTGTGGAGCAGCGATTGTAGCTATCACTGCTTATTCCATTGAACATCTTTCTTTTGGAATCATGGGAGAACGACTTACCCTTCGTGTAAGAGGAATTATGCTTTCTG CTATTTTGAAGAATGAAATTGGTTGGTTTGATGATACAAGAAACACAAGTTCTATGCTTTCGTCGCGTTTAGAGACTGATGCAACTTTGTTAAAAACTATAGTAGTCGACCGTTCTACAATTCTCTTGCAGAATGTTGGTCTGGTTGTTACTGCACTTGTCATTGCATTCATTTTGAACTGGAGGATAACACTTGTTGTCTTGGCCACATATCCTTTGATAATAAGTGGTCACATTGGTGAG aAACTTTTCATGCAAGGATTTGGTGGTAATCTAAGCAAAGCATATCTAAAAGCAAATATGTTAGCTGGGGAGGCTGTTAGTAATATAAGGACTGTGGCTGCATTCTGTGCTGAAGAAAAGGTTATTGATCTTTATGCTGATGAGCTTGTTGAGCCTTCCAAACGTTCATTCAAACGAGGCCAAATTGCTGGCATATTTTATGGCATTTCCCAGTTCTTTATTTTCTCATCTTACGGCTTAGCCTTGTG GTATGGATCTGTGTTGCTCGAAAAGGAGCTTGCTAGCTTTAAATCAATCATGAAGTCGTTTATGGTTTTAATAGTAACAGCATTGGCTATGGGGGAGACTTTGGCACTTGCACCCGACCTTCTGAAAGGGAATCAAATGGTTTCGTCAATTTTTGACATGATAGATAGAAAGTCAGGAATAATACATGATGTTGGAGAAGAGTTGATGACAGTGGAAGGAATGATTGAGCTAAAAAGGATCAATTTTATCTATCCTTCAAGACCAAATGTCGTtatttttaaggatttcaatctAATAGTGCCTTCAGGGAAGAGTCTTGCCTTGGTAGGGCACAGTGGTTCTGGTAAAAGCTCAATAATCTCCCTTATACTCAGATTTTATGATCCAACGTCCGGGAAGGTGATGATTGATG GAAAAGATATcaagaaaatgaatttgaaatccCTTAGGAAGCAAATTGGGCTAGTACAACAAGAACCAGCTCTATTTGCAACATCAATTTACAAAAACATTCTATATGGAAAAGAAGAAGCATCTGAATCAGAAGTGATTGAAGCAGCTAAACTAGCCGACGCTCATAATTTCATTAGTGCACTTCCCGAAGGCTACTCAACCAAAGCCGGTGATAGAGGAGTTCTACTATCCGGTGGCCAAAAGCAAAGGGTGGCCATTGCAAGAGCTATTTTAAGAAACCCTAAAATATTATTGCTTGATGAAGCAACAAGTGCACTAGATGTCGAATCGGAACGTGTTGTACAACAAGCTTTAGACAAGTTGATGCAAAACAGAACAACAATTATTGTGGCACATAGGCTGTCTACAATAAGAAATGCAGATCAAATAGCAGTTTTGCAGGATGGAAAGATCATTGAGCAAGGCAATCATTCAAGTCTTTTTGAGAATACAGATGGAGCTTACTTCAAATTAGCCAGCCTACAACAAGAAACAGCTACATGTACATGA
- the LOC11421706 gene encoding putative receptor-like protein kinase At3g47110, whose product MILSPYFFSEIHSTCLHVVLLIFLQPKNTVIALGNDTDQLSLLSFKDAVVDPFHILTYWNSSTNFCYWHGVTCSPRHQRVIALNLQGYGLQGIIPPVIGNLTFLRYVNLQNNSFYGEIPRELGQLFWLEDLYLTNNTLRGQIPAVLSNCSELKILSLTGNKLVGKIPLELGFLTKLEVLSIGMNNLTGEIPSFIGNLSSLSILILGFNNLEGKVPEEIGNLKSLTRISITTNKLSGMLPSKLYNMSYLTLFSAGINQFNGSLPSNMFLTLPNLQVFGIGMNKISGPIPSSISNASRLLLFNIPYNNIVGPVPTGIGYLKDVWSVAMGNNHLGNNSSHDLDFLTSLTNCTNLRVLHLNLNNFGGSLPKSVANLSSQLNQFDISHNKITGTVPEGLGNIINLIGINMKFNLLTGSIPASFGKLQKIQSLTLNVNKLSAEIPSSLGNLSKLFKLDLSNNMLEGSIPPSIRNCQMLQYLDLSKNHLIGTIPFELFGLPSLSLLLNLSHNSFKGSLPSEIGKLKSIDKLDASENVLSGEIPEEIGKCISLEYLNLQGNSFHGAMPSSLASLKGLQYLDLSRNNLSGSFPQDLESIPFLQYLNISFNRLDGKVPTKGVFRNVSAISLKNNSDLCGGITELHLPPCPAIDKTQTTDQAWKTIVITITTVFFFLVFSFSLSVFWMKKPNLTTSTSASTMHHLPKVSYQMLHQATNGFSSNNLIGFGGFGFVYKGILESEGRVVAIKVLNLQIKGAHASFIAECNALKCIRHRNLVKILTCCSSMDFNGNEIKALVFEYMQNGSLEKWLYPHESEIDDQPSLNLLQRLNIIIDVASAIHYIHCESEQPIIHCDLKPNNILLDNDMVARVSDFGLAKLVCAVNGISDLQTSTIGIKGTIGYAPPEYGMGCQVSTLGDVYSFGILVLEILTGRKPTDKMFTNGMNLHWFVKVSLPDKLLERVDSTLLPRESSHLHPNDVKRCLLKLSYIGLACTEESPKERMSIKDVTRELDKIRISLSKK is encoded by the exons ATGATTCTCTCTCCATATTTCTTCAGTGAAATCCATTCCACATGCCTACATGTTGTCCTTCTCATATTTTTGCAACCTAAGAATACTGTTATTGCCTTAGGAAATGACACAGACCAACTATCATTGCTAAGTTTCAAAGATGCAGTAGTTGATCCTTTTCATATCTTGACTTATTGGAATAGTTCAACTAATTTTTGCTACTGGCATGGAGTCACCTGCAGCCCAAGGCATCAAAGGGTGATTGCCTTGAACCTACAAGGGTATGGTTTACAAGGGATTATACCACCTGTGATTGGCAACCTCACCTTTCTGAGGTATGTCAACCTTCAAAACAACAGCTTCTATGGTGAAATCCCACGAGAATTAGGTCAGTTGTTCTGGCTAGAAGACCTGTATCTTACCAATAACACACTTAGAGGTCAAATTCCCGCCGTTTTGTCTAATTGTTCTGAACTGAAGATCTTGAGCCTAACAGGAAACAAACTTGTTGGAAAAATACCTTTAGAGCTTGGCTTTCTAACTAAACTAGAAGTGCTATCTATTGGTATGAACAATTTGACAGGAGAAATCCCTTCATTTATAGGAAATCTTTCATCACTTAGTATTCTCATTTTGGGATTCAACAACTTAGAGGGAAAGGTGCCTGAAGAGATAGGCAATCTTAAAAGTTTGACTCGTATCTCTATTACAACCAACAAACTATCTGGTATGCTTCCTTCTAAACTCTATAACATGTCATATCTCACTTTATTCTCAGCTGGAATCAACCAATTTAATGGCTCTCTACCTTCAAACATGTTCCTCACACTCCCTAATCTCCAAGTATTTGGCATTGGTATGAATAAGATCTCGGGTCCTATCCCATCGTCCATATCCAATGCATCCcgtttgttgttatttaacaTCCCGTATAATAACATTGTCGGACCAGTTCCCACCGGAATAGGATATCTCAAAGATGTATGGTCAGTTGCTATGGGAAACAATCATCTTGGTAATAATTCATCTCATGACTTGGATTTCTTGACATCTTTGACAAACTGCACAAACTTACGAGTGTTGCATTTAAATCTGAACAACTTTGGTGGTTCTTTACCTAAATCTGTAGCCAACTTATCTAGTCAACTAAACCAGTTTGATATTAGTCACAATAAGATTACAGGGACTGTTCCTGAAGGACTAGGAAATATCATCAACTTGATTGGCATCAACATGAAGTTCAACCTTTTGACAGGCTCGATTCCAGCTTCTTTTGGAAAACTTCAAAAGATACAATCACTGACGCTGAATGTAAACAAACTTTCAGCAGAAATTCCATCATCTCTTGGCAACCTTAGTAAGTTGTTTAAACTTGATTTGTCAAATAACATGCTAGAAGGAAGCATTCCTCCTAGTATTAGGAATTGCCAAATGTTGCAGTACCTGGACCTTTCAAAGAACCATCTTATTGGAACTATTCCTTTCGAACTCTTTGGTCTTCCCTCTTTGTCGTTGTTACTCAACTTATCCCACAACTCATTTAAAGGAAGCCTTCCCTCTGAAATTGGTAAGCTGAAAAGCATTGATAAGTTGGATGCTTCTGAAAATGTTCTTTCAGGTGAAATTCCGGAAGAAATTGGGAAGTGCATAAGCTTGGAATACCTTAACCTACAAGGTAACTCCTTCCATGGAGCCATGCCTTCTTCTTTGGCATCATTGAAAGGCCTTCAGTATTTAGATTTATCACGAAACAACTTGTCTGGATCATTTCCACAAGATTTAGAGAGTATCCCTTTTCTACAATACttgaatatttcttttaatagGTTGGATGGTAAAGTGCCAACAAAGGGTGTCTTTAGAAATGTAAGTGCAATATCATTGAAAAACAACAGTGACCTTTGTGGGGGTATCACAGAGCTACATCTACCACCGTGCCCCGCCATAGATAAGACACAAACAACAGATCAGGCCTGGAAGACAATAGTAATAACAATTACTACGGTTTTCTTTTTTCTAGTGTTTTCATTCTCACTTTCAGTCTTTTGGATGAAAAAACCAAACTTGACAACTTCCACTTCGGCATCCACAATGCATCATCTTCCGAAGGTTTCGTACCAGATGCTCCACCAAGCAACAAATGGATTCTCTTCAAACAACTTGATAGGATTTGGTGGTTTTGGATTTGTATATAAAGGAATTCTTGAATCAGAAGGAAGAGTTGTTGCTATAAAGGTCTTGAACCTTCAAATCAAGGGAGCTCATGCGAGTTTCATTGCTGAGTGTAATGCGCTCAAATGTATCCGTCACAGGAACCTAGTTAAGATTCTCACATGTTGCTCAAGCATGGATTTCAATGGTAATGAAATCAAAGCATTGGTTTTTGAGTACATGCAAAACGGAAGCTTAGAGAAATGGTTGTATCCTCACGAGTCAGAAATTGATGATCAACCAAGTTTGAACCTTCTCCAGAGACTAAATATTATCATAGATGTTGCTTCTGCAATACACTATATTCACTGTGAATCTGAGCAGCCAATCATCCATTGTGATTTAAAACCAAATAACATTCTTCTTGACAATGACATGGTTGCTCGTGTTAGTGATTTTGGACTAGCAAAACTTGTCTGTGCCGTCAATGGCATCTCCGATCTACAGACTAGCACAATTGGAATTAAGGGAACTATTGGATATGCTCCTCCAG AATATGGAATGGGATGTCAAGTATCAACACTAGGTGATGTGTATAGCTTTGGAATCCTGGTGCTGGAAATACTAACTGGAAGGAAACCTACAGATAAAATGTTCACAAACGGTATGAATCTCCATTGGTTTGTCAAGGTTTCCTTGCCAGATAAACTTTTAGAGAGAGTGGATTCAACCCTACTCCCAAGAGAATCAAGTCACTTGCATCCTAATGACGTGAAGCGGTGCTTGCTAAAACTCTCATATATTGGACTTGCTTGTACAGAAGAGTCTCCAAAAGAAAGAATGAGTATCAAGGATGTCACTAGGGAGCTAGATAAAATCAGAATTTCTCTTTCTAAGAAGTAG
- the LOC11428245 gene encoding inositol-tetrakisphosphate 1-kinase 1, translating to MAEKKHGVIGYALAPKKQNSFIRDSLLTLASSRGIKLIQIDSTKPLIDQGPFDCILHKLYGDDWKRQLQQFQIRNPNAVILDAPEAIERLHNRISMLQVVSELRVRVGVDEKGGETFGIPKQIVIYDKETLSDGQAWESLKFPVIAKPLVADGSAKSHKMALVFSHGALNKLKPPIVLQEFVNHGGVIFKVYVVGNHVRCVKRKSLPDVSEEKVLGVSEDLLSFSQVSNLANRDSVDDDEKFYKMMSLDDTTEMPPQAFIVDIASGLRRAMKLNLFNFDVIRDSRYGNRYLIIDINYFPGYAKMPGYEKVLTDFFVDLMCKKELGENVGKGHGDEGKSVKVLTEEKDISVKVLTEEKDKSVKVLTEEKDKSVTV from the exons ATGGCTGAAAAGAAACACGGCGTAATAGGTTACGCATTAGCACCAAAGAAACAAAACAGTTTCATCCGCGACTCACTCTTAACCCTAGCTTCATCACGCGGAATTAAACTCATCCAAATCGATTCAACCAAACCCTTAATCGATCAAGGACCGTTCGATTGCATCCTCCACAAACTCTACGGCGACGATTGGAAACGCCAGCTTCAACAATTTCAAATTCGAAACCCTAATGCTGTTATTCTCGACGCGCCGGAAGCGATTGAGCGTCTTCATAACCGAATTTCAATGCTTCAGGTTGTTTCTGAGCTTAGGGTTAGGGTTGGGGTTGATGAAAAAGGCGGCGAAACATTCGGGATCCCGAAACAGATCGTGATTTATGATAAAGAGACTCTTTCTGATGGCCAGGCTTGGGAGAGTTTAAAGTTTCCGGTGATAGCGAAGCCGTTGGTGGCCGATGGAAGCGCGAAATCGCATAAAATGGCGTTGGTTTTTAGCCACGGGGCGTTGAATAAGCTGAAACCACCAATTGTTTTGCAGGAATTTGTGAATCATGGTGGGGTGATTTTTAAGGTGTATGTTGTTGGTAATCATGTTCGTTGCGTGAAGAGGAAGTCTTTACCGGATGTTTCTGAGGAGAAGGTGTTGGGTGTTTCGGAGGATTTGTTGTCGTTTTCGCAGGTGTCGAATTTGGCAAATAGGGATAGTGTGGATGATGATGAAAagttttataagatgatgagtTTGGATGATACTACTGAGATGCCTCCGCAAGCTTTTATTGTTGATATTGCTAGTGGATTGAGGCGTGCTATGAAGCTGAATTTGTTTAATTTCGATGTGATTCGTGATTCTAGATATGGTAATCGGTATCttattattgatattaattACTTTCCAGGGTATGCTAAAATGCCGGGCTATGAGAAAGTTTTGACAGATTTTTTCGTCGATTTAATGTGCAAGAAGGAGCTGGGTGAAAATGTGGGAAAGGGTCATGGTGATGAGGGTAAATCTGTTAAG GTTTTGACTGAAGAAAAAGATATATCTGTTAAGGTTTTGACCgaagaaaaagataaatctGTTAAGGTTTTGACTGAGGAAAAAGATAAATCTGTTACGGTTTGA